One window of Paenibacillus sp. FSL K6-3182 genomic DNA carries:
- a CDS encoding ABC transporter transmembrane domain-containing protein — MSFVKRLRWFFKDRWGSYALAIGIMALVSLLSTIPPNLIGRTVDNIRDGQLTSGGLTQTVLTLVLLALFLYVMVYIWITTLFGNSALIEKVLRGKLLANLTRMTPAFFQRNSTGQLMALATNDVLAIGQTAGYGVMTLVNTLVGASVVIIMMISLVSYKLMIAALIPLPLLAVVISKLGKKVRTRFLDAQASFGKMNEHALESISGIRVIRSYVQENNDLVAFDHVTSEVMNKNKRVSILNAMFQPIISLIVGVSYSIGIGYGSYLVFQDEISLGQLISFNIYLGMLIWPMISFGEFINVLQRGSASADRLDSALTQKPDLQDSDKPVAIKVPTRIEMKQLTFTYPTASQPSLNNVSFQLERGQTLGIVGKTGSGKSTLLKQLLRQYPLEADRLMVAGVPVEQIEIDQMRRWIAYVPQEHLLLSKTIRENIALGKPNATQDEIARAVQMASFTEDIAQMPEGLETVVGENGVMLSGGQKQRLAIARALLVDSEILLLDDSLSAVDARTESRILHHIRLEREGKTTFITTHRLSAVSHADWILVLNEGRIIEEGTHEELMLFGGWYKEQWERQQMEASLEE, encoded by the coding sequence ATGTCTTTTGTAAAACGGTTGCGATGGTTTTTTAAGGATAGATGGGGCAGCTACGCGCTTGCCATAGGCATTATGGCGTTAGTTAGCCTGCTCTCCACAATACCGCCTAATCTAATTGGACGAACGGTTGATAACATCCGCGATGGCCAGCTGACCTCAGGTGGTTTAACGCAGACGGTGTTGACACTAGTGCTGCTTGCGTTATTTCTTTACGTCATGGTCTATATATGGATTACGACGCTGTTTGGCAATTCGGCGCTTATCGAGAAGGTGCTGAGAGGGAAGCTGCTCGCAAATTTAACAAGGATGACGCCTGCTTTCTTTCAGCGCAACAGCACGGGACAGCTGATGGCGCTCGCGACAAATGATGTACTCGCAATTGGCCAGACAGCTGGATATGGTGTAATGACGCTCGTCAATACGCTGGTAGGAGCATCGGTAGTCATTATTATGATGATTTCATTAGTCAGCTATAAATTAATGATCGCGGCACTTATTCCGCTTCCATTACTGGCAGTCGTAATTAGCAAGCTGGGCAAAAAAGTAAGAACCCGCTTTCTGGACGCGCAGGCTTCCTTTGGGAAAATGAATGAACATGCGCTGGAATCGATATCGGGCATACGCGTTATTCGTTCGTACGTGCAGGAAAACAATGACCTTGTTGCATTCGATCATGTGACCTCAGAAGTTATGAACAAAAATAAACGGGTTTCGATTCTAAATGCGATGTTTCAGCCAATTATCTCGTTAATTGTAGGTGTCAGTTATTCTATTGGAATAGGTTATGGCTCATATCTCGTATTCCAAGATGAGATTTCACTTGGCCAGCTCATTTCATTTAATATCTATTTGGGCATGCTCATTTGGCCAATGATTTCGTTTGGTGAGTTTATTAATGTGCTGCAGCGCGGCAGTGCTTCTGCTGACCGATTGGACTCGGCGTTAACGCAAAAGCCGGATCTTCAAGATTCAGATAAGCCTGTTGCCATTAAGGTGCCTACGCGCATTGAGATGAAACAGCTCACCTTTACTTATCCTACGGCTAGCCAGCCTAGCTTGAACAATGTATCCTTTCAGCTTGAACGAGGCCAGACACTTGGAATCGTAGGGAAAACGGGGAGTGGGAAGAGTACGCTACTTAAGCAGCTGCTGCGTCAATATCCGCTTGAAGCGGATCGCTTAATGGTAGCGGGAGTTCCAGTTGAGCAAATTGAGATAGACCAGATGAGACGCTGGATTGCCTATGTGCCTCAGGAGCATTTGCTTCTCTCCAAGACCATTCGAGAAAATATTGCTTTAGGCAAGCCGAACGCAACACAGGATGAAATCGCTCGAGCGGTTCAAATGGCTTCTTTTACAGAAGATATTGCACAAATGCCAGAAGGACTTGAAACGGTCGTCGGGGAAAATGGTGTTATGCTCTCAGGTGGACAAAAACAGCGGCTGGCGATTGCACGGGCATTGCTCGTTGATTCCGAAATATTGCTGCTGGATGATTCACTTTCGGCAGTTGATGCACGGACGGAAAGTCGAATTCTTCACCATATTCGTTTGGAGCGTGAAGGAAAGACGACCTTTATTACGACTCATCGCCTATCAGCGGTTAGTCATGCGGACTGGATACTTG